A genomic stretch from Desulfotignum balticum DSM 7044 includes:
- a CDS encoding TRAP transporter substrate-binding protein DctP codes for MPFMEGITMNPEFAAFIRFASMAPVLSQTAPVTAKSIFSNHLLTKEFSMKRHKFFMFFTSLCFILCLVCFPVKSQAASEKTIKLTFSTMFPLVHLQGSLNQYFCEQIAERTNGRVEITLYPGGTLTTAPKNFEGVVKGISDIGMSCPLYMAGRFPISEVFEMPSELDSGWVTSMVYNDLYNKFDMKEYDEVKVLYLHGPGRNVISTRSKPVYNLADMKGQVLRVSGGATDTISAFGATPHALHMGEAYAALSKGVVDGQFSVPETLKGWKHADVVKYVTIPPISTSSCQYVVMNKRKWDQLPEDIQAIFMELSSEFPTYHGYVWNYYDKAGFEYFESLPDRELITIPQDQKPQWEAAVKPVIEKYIKEKTAMGLPAKEYTAYFKERIRYWSERNPSIEEATEWVETHLIKK; via the coding sequence ATGCCTTTTATGGAGGGTATTACGATGAATCCCGAATTCGCCGCATTTATCCGATTCGCGTCAATGGCCCCGGTCCTGTCGCAAACTGCACCCGTTACAGCAAAATCCATTTTTTCTAACCACCTATTAACAAAGGAGTTTTCAATGAAACGGCACAAGTTTTTTATGTTTTTTACCAGTTTGTGTTTCATCCTTTGTCTGGTCTGCTTTCCAGTTAAAAGCCAGGCAGCTTCAGAGAAAACCATTAAATTGACATTCAGCACAATGTTTCCGCTGGTTCATCTTCAGGGATCTCTCAACCAATATTTTTGCGAACAAATCGCTGAAAGAACCAATGGAAGAGTGGAAATCACGCTGTATCCGGGGGGAACACTGACCACTGCCCCAAAGAATTTCGAAGGGGTTGTCAAAGGTATTTCCGATATTGGTATGTCCTGCCCGCTATATATGGCCGGGCGGTTTCCGATAAGTGAAGTTTTTGAGATGCCTTCAGAACTGGACAGCGGCTGGGTGACCAGCATGGTTTATAATGATCTGTACAATAAATTTGACATGAAAGAATATGATGAAGTCAAAGTTCTTTATCTGCACGGCCCTGGCAGGAATGTCATATCAACCCGCTCAAAGCCGGTTTATAACCTTGCCGACATGAAGGGCCAGGTCCTGCGGGTCAGCGGTGGCGCGACAGATACAATTTCAGCTTTTGGCGCCACACCCCATGCACTTCACATGGGTGAAGCCTATGCCGCGCTGTCCAAGGGCGTGGTGGACGGTCAGTTTTCCGTACCTGAAACCCTTAAGGGTTGGAAGCACGCTGATGTGGTTAAATATGTCACCATCCCCCCGATTTCAACATCCAGCTGCCAGTATGTAGTCATGAACAAAAGAAAATGGGACCAGCTGCCGGAAGATATTCAGGCCATCTTCATGGAACTGAGCTCAGAATTTCCCACATATCACGGATATGTATGGAATTACTATGACAAAGCAGGGTTTGAATATTTTGAAAGTCTTCCAGACCGCGAGCTGATCACCATTCCCCAGGATCAGAAACCCCAGTGGGAAGCGGCTGTCAAACCGGTAATCGAAAAATATATTAAAGAAAAAACAGCCATGGGCCTTCCGGCAAAAGAATACACGGCATACTTTAAAGAACGGATCAGATACTGGTCAGAACGCAACCCCTCCATTGAAGAGGCCACTGAATGGGTTGAAACACATTTGATCAAAAAATAA
- a CDS encoding type II toxin-antitoxin system RelE/ParE family toxin, with translation MIYNFKNQATEDIFNGKVTKQALKICPRSIWKIASRKLDQLDSASLLDELRVPPGNQLEALQRDRKGQDSIRLNDQYRICFKWSENGPSDVGITDYH, from the coding sequence ATGATATACAATTTTAAAAATCAAGCGACTGAAGATATTTTTAATGGCAAGGTGACCAAACAAGCTTTAAAAATATGCCCAAGGAGTATTTGGAAAATTGCTTCCCGCAAACTTGATCAGCTTGATTCCGCATCTTTACTCGATGAACTGCGTGTCCCACCAGGTAATCAGCTTGAAGCTCTTCAACGAGATCGTAAAGGTCAAGATAGTATCCGGTTAAATGATCAATATCGGATTTGTTTCAAATGGTCTGAAAATGGACCATCAGATGTTGGAATCACAGATTACCATTGA
- a CDS encoding HigA family addiction module antitoxin, with product MIRIPTHRAPTHPGEMLLEEFLKPMGLKQKELADAICVPYQRINEIINGRRGVTPSTALRLSKFFGVSPDFWLNVQLRWDLYFAQQSEANILKTIKPITPEQEYEH from the coding sequence ATGATTCGAATTCCAACACACAGAGCGCCCACACACCCGGGGGAAATGCTGCTTGAAGAATTTTTAAAACCCATGGGGCTCAAGCAAAAAGAGCTGGCAGATGCGATTTGTGTACCCTATCAGAGGATCAATGAAATCATTAACGGCCGCAGAGGTGTCACACCCAGCACAGCGCTGCGACTTTCCAAATTTTTCGGCGTGAGTCCTGATTTCTGGCTGAATGTGCAATTGCGGTGGGATCTTTATTTTGCACAGCAATCTGAAGCCAATATTTTGAAAACGATTAAACCAATTACACCCGAACAGGAATACGAACATTGA